The genomic window GTACTAAATGAACCTGGAGTAAACCAAGAAAATGTAAATGATGTATTAGTTGCAGAAGCAGAAAAATGGATGAAGGAGAACAATATAAAAGATATTAAAGGTAGACTGTTAAAAGATGATTAAGAATTTAGTTTAATTTGTTTTCTATAATTAGCCTCCTGAGAAATCAGGGGGCTTTATTATCGATTATCAATAATGATAAGCGTGACTATTGCCCACTTTTTACAACTACCCTTTTGCTATTCTTTAAGTATAGAAAACCACATAAATAAATTTCTTAAAAATTATGACAAACTTAACTATCAAGACCATTAATTCTACTTTAGTTGTTGATTCCAGACTTATTGCTGCTGAATTAGGTATCAATCATAAATCTTTTAAAGAAACGATTAGGACCTACCAAGTTGACTTTGAAGAGTTTGGTAATATTGCCGTTCATAGCGGCAGTATTATTGGACCAGGGAAACCTGAGACTTTTTACTATTTAAATGAAGCTCAAGCTAATTTATCCTTAACCTATTCTAATAACACTCCTATTGTTAGGCAGGCCAAAATTAAATTAATTAAAGCTTTTGAGGCAGCTAAAGAAGCACTTAAAACATTAAATTAACCTCAACTACCTACTACATATTTAGAAGCCTTAAAAGCTCTTGTGGGGGCAGAAGAAGAGAAGCAACTATTATCTAAACAGGTATTAGAATTAGCTCCTAAAGCAGAGATTTTTGATATTATTGCTAATGATGATAATTTCCTCTCCTTAAGTGAGGCAGCTAAATTAATTAACTCCCCT from Nostoc sp. UHCC 0870 includes these protein-coding regions:
- a CDS encoding Rha family transcriptional regulator translates to MTNLTIKTINSTLVVDSRLIAAELGINHKSFKETIRTYQVDFEEFGNIAVHSGSIIGPGKPETFYYLNEAQANLSLTYSNNTPIVRQAKIKLIKAFEAAKEALKTLN